In Pseudomonadota bacterium, a single window of DNA contains:
- a CDS encoding HlyC/CorC family transporter: MGNSALLLALALVLVLLNGFFVAAEFGLVKLRQTRVKAIAKTYGWRGRMLARVHRNLDAYLSACQLGITLASLGLGWIGEPAVARLLEPALASIGILSHKMVSAISFFVAFFVISYLHIVVGELAPKSMAIRQSDAVGIWTATPLYGFYWLMYPIIWLLNHSSNWILKAMGLDSADGHDSHYSAEELKLILRSSRADDKSTSDEWRVLAHALDFRDLEVADLMRPFQDAATLSRKETVAENLERVANFRYTRYPYLDADGRVLGVIHLKDVFIAMRSGEPLANLDALVRPVLNVTPTLSATELFRRFREGNPHFAVVAYEGQPPLGFVTLDNLLGALVGEIRDEFRRTRNEWSKLDDGSLIGKGSLPIVTVERALGIDIDEDEFDSIGGLILQTLGDLPSEGQRVEFPHFDVVVRKMSGPRIVLVHIFPKGEAEIEL, from the coding sequence ATGGGAAATAGTGCCTTGCTGCTGGCGCTGGCGCTCGTGCTGGTGCTGCTGAACGGCTTTTTTGTCGCCGCCGAATTCGGCCTGGTCAAGCTGCGCCAGACGCGCGTCAAGGCGATTGCCAAGACCTACGGCTGGCGCGGGCGCATGCTGGCGCGCGTGCATCGCAACCTCGATGCCTACCTGTCGGCCTGCCAGCTCGGCATCACCCTGGCGTCCCTGGGACTCGGCTGGATCGGCGAGCCGGCGGTGGCGCGCCTGCTCGAGCCGGCGCTGGCCTCCATCGGCATTCTCAGCCACAAGATGGTCAGTGCCATTTCTTTTTTCGTCGCGTTCTTCGTGATCTCCTACCTGCACATCGTGGTCGGCGAACTGGCGCCGAAGTCGATGGCCATCCGCCAGAGCGACGCGGTCGGCATCTGGACCGCGACACCGCTATACGGCTTCTACTGGCTCATGTATCCGATCATCTGGCTGTTGAACCACAGCTCGAACTGGATCCTCAAGGCCATGGGTCTCGACAGCGCCGACGGCCACGACAGTCATTACTCGGCCGAGGAGCTCAAGCTCATCCTGCGTTCCTCGCGCGCCGACGACAAGTCGACCAGCGACGAATGGCGGGTGCTGGCCCATGCGCTCGACTTTCGCGACCTGGAGGTGGCCGACCTGATGCGGCCGTTCCAGGATGCCGCCACTCTCTCGCGCAAGGAAACGGTGGCCGAGAACCTCGAGCGCGTGGCGAACTTCCGCTACACGCGCTATCCCTATCTCGATGCCGATGGCCGGGTGCTGGGCGTCATCCACCTCAAGGATGTCTTCATCGCCATGCGCAGCGGCGAGCCGCTGGCCAATCTCGATGCACTGGTGCGCCCGGTGCTGAACGTGACGCCGACGCTGTCGGCCACCGAGCTGTTTCGTCGCTTTCGCGAAGGCAACCCGCATTTCGCCGTGGTCGCCTACGAGGGGCAGCCGCCGCTGGGCTTCGTCACGCTCGACAACCTGCTGGGCGCGCTGGTCGGCGAGATCCGCGACGAGTTCCGCCGCACGCGCAATGAATGGAGCAAGCTCGACGATGGTTCGCTGATAGGCAAGGGCAGCCTGCCGATAGTGACCGTCGAACGTGCGCTGGGCATCGATATCGACGAGGACGAGTTCGATTCGATCGGCGGACTCATCCTGCAGACCCTCGGCGACCTGCCGAGCGAAGGGCAGCGCGTCGAGTTTCCGCACTTCGACGTGGTGGTGCGCAAGATGAGCGGCCCACGCATCGTGCTGGTTCACATCTTCCCGAAAGGGGAGGCCGAGATCGAACTGTAG
- a CDS encoding DUF885 domain-containing protein, with the protein MRVLLPRLLAAIVLAWAVACMAETPAAGAAADAPAAATLATLYDEYFEARQRRYPSTATFNGDHRYDDRLENPATPAFADSARREQQDFLARARAVDTRGLTASQRLSYAVFVSDRELALQRLSFPDRLLPIDQMGSLASTFAQLGSGTSAQPFDTVADYEAFLRRADGFAAWVDDAILAMREGMARGIVNPRILMERVVPQLRDIARPSAEHSLFWQPVANMPASFSAAERHRLSVAYRDAITHVIRPAYRRLASFIERDYLPMTRDSVGLWALPDGEAWYRHQIRKHTSTDMTADEIHALGRAEMARIRGEIIGVMDELDFKGDLADFQRHVQHDPRFQARRGEDLIAGFTALKARINAALPRLFHAMPRADYEIRPVEAFRAASAAGASYQPPSADGTRPGIFYVNTHHARGQPLYGMATLALHEAAPGHHYQFALQQEQDALPRFQRFSNSKAFVEGWALYAESLGHELGLYGDPMQHYGHLNDEMLRAMRLVVDTGLHARHWSREEAMSFMRGNSSLSDSEIEAEVERYIAWPGQALSYKIGQLRISALRARAERALGAAFDVRDFHAEVLRDGPLPMPILESKLSHWINQQRQLASGE; encoded by the coding sequence GTGAGAGTTCTGCTACCGCGCCTGTTGGCGGCCATCGTGCTCGCGTGGGCGGTGGCGTGCATGGCCGAAACCCCCGCCGCCGGTGCGGCGGCCGACGCACCGGCCGCGGCTACCCTCGCCACCCTCTACGATGAATATTTCGAAGCGCGCCAGCGGCGCTATCCCAGCACCGCGACCTTCAACGGCGATCATCGCTACGACGACCGACTGGAGAATCCCGCCACGCCCGCCTTTGCGGACAGTGCGCGCCGCGAGCAGCAGGATTTTCTCGCGCGCGCGCGGGCCGTCGATACGCGCGGGCTCACCGCCAGCCAGCGCTTGAGCTACGCGGTGTTCGTCAGCGATCGCGAGCTGGCCTTGCAACGCCTGTCGTTTCCCGATCGCCTGCTGCCCATCGACCAGATGGGCAGCCTGGCCAGCACCTTCGCCCAGCTCGGTTCGGGCACCAGCGCCCAGCCCTTCGACACCGTGGCCGACTACGAGGCTTTCCTGCGCCGCGCCGACGGCTTTGCCGCGTGGGTGGACGACGCCATCCTCGCCATGCGCGAGGGCATGGCACGCGGCATCGTCAATCCGCGCATCTTGATGGAGCGGGTGGTGCCACAACTGCGCGACATCGCGCGCCCGTCGGCCGAGCACAGCCTGTTCTGGCAGCCGGTCGCGAACATGCCGGCGAGTTTCTCCGCGGCCGAGCGCCACCGGCTCAGCGTCGCCTATCGCGATGCCATCACGCACGTGATCCGGCCGGCCTATCGCCGGCTCGCGAGTTTCATCGAGCGCGATTACCTGCCCATGACGCGCGACAGCGTTGGGCTGTGGGCTTTGCCCGATGGCGAGGCCTGGTATCGCCACCAGATCCGCAAGCACACCAGCACTGACATGACGGCCGATGAGATCCATGCGCTGGGGCGGGCCGAGATGGCGCGCATCCGCGGCGAAATCATCGGTGTGATGGACGAACTCGATTTCAAGGGCGACCTCGCCGACTTCCAGCGCCACGTTCAGCACGACCCGCGCTTCCAGGCGCGCCGCGGCGAAGATCTCATCGCCGGTTTCACCGCGCTCAAGGCGCGCATCAACGCCGCGCTGCCGCGGCTGTTCCACGCCATGCCGCGCGCCGACTATGAGATCCGCCCGGTGGAAGCGTTCCGCGCCGCCAGCGCGGCGGGCGCTTCCTACCAACCGCCGTCGGCGGATGGCACGCGGCCCGGCATCTTCTACGTCAATACCCATCACGCGCGCGGCCAGCCGCTGTATGGCATGGCGACCCTGGCCCTGCACGAGGCGGCGCCCGGCCATCACTACCAGTTCGCCCTGCAGCAGGAGCAGGACGCGCTGCCGCGCTTCCAGCGCTTCTCGAATTCCAAGGCCTTTGTCGAAGGCTGGGCCTTGTACGCCGAGTCGCTGGGCCACGAGCTCGGCCTGTACGGCGATCCCATGCAGCACTACGGGCATCTCAATGACGAGATGCTGCGCGCCATGCGCCTGGTGGTGGATACCGGCCTGCATGCGCGGCATTGGAGTCGCGAGGAGGCGATGAGCTTCATGCGCGGCAACTCGTCACTGTCCGACAGCGAGATTGAGGCCGAGGTCGAGCGCTACATCGCGTGGCCCGGCCAGGCGCTCAGTTACAAGATCGGACAGCTCCGCATTTCGGCGCTGCGCGCGCGCGCCGAACGCGCCCTGGGTGCCGCCTTCGATGTGCGCGACTTCCATGCCGAGGTGTTGCGCGACGGGCCGCTGCCCATGCCGATCCTGGAAAGCAAGCTTTCGCACTGGATCAATCAGCAGCGTCAGCTGGCGTCCGGCGAGTGA
- a CDS encoding bifunctional acetate--CoA ligase family protein/GNAT family N-acetyltransferase, which translates to MSIRNLDSLFKPSSIAIIGASERGGAIGQVVTRNILDAGFAGPVMLVNPARRELFGRPVHADVASLPQTPELAVICTPAEAAVKVLAELAARGTRAAVVIAAGFSGAADAPGGRLRQALLAAARPALLRVIGPNCLGILAPGHGLNASFAQLQPRAGRLAFVAQSGAILTSVLDWAAPRNIGFSLLASLGDMADVDFGDMLDYLANDADTRAILLYIEGVTHARKFMSAARAAARTKPVIVVKAGRHAAAAQAAASHTGALAGVDAVYDAAFRRAGMLRVLTLEELFDAVETLALARAPRGERLAILTNGGGVGVMATDALMDAGGTLASLSAETLARLDAVLPATWSRANPIDIIGDASAERYTAAVKAVLGAPEIDALLILNCPTAVTSPDAAAAAVLAALDTPNRHALFTSWVGGIGAAVARERFRGAGVPTYDAPEDAVRGFMQMVDYRRNQAALLETPPSMPADFTPELGSARAIIATALAEGREWLSEFEAKAILACFGIATVATRVAATPREAADYAATLVAAGGGRVAVKIVSRDITHKSDVGGVLLDLAADEVLAATEAMTARVRGARPDAHIEGYAVQAMIKRPLARELIAGVLDDREFGPVILFGAGGVAVEVVNDRALSLPPLNLKLAHDVIARTRVAKLLAGYRQVPAADLEAIAVTLVRLSQLVIDLPQVAELDINPLLADADGVLALDARIRLRRDVKPGSSRLAIRPYPKDLEEIISSDDGQLLLLRPILPEDEVALTATFARLSPEEVRFRFFVPMKLMDHVTAARFSQIDYDRQMALVLTVPGIAGATEIFGVVRSIEDPDREHAEFAIIVEQRMAGRGLGKHLMHRIIDYARKRGVRELYGEVLADNHRMLNLCRECGFKEAKDGHEPGVVRVTMTLRDTEA; encoded by the coding sequence ATGAGCATTCGCAATCTCGACAGCCTGTTCAAACCGTCGTCCATCGCCATCATCGGCGCCAGCGAACGCGGCGGCGCCATCGGCCAGGTGGTGACGCGCAACATCCTCGATGCGGGTTTCGCCGGACCGGTGATGCTGGTCAACCCGGCACGCCGCGAATTGTTCGGACGGCCGGTGCATGCCGATGTCGCGAGCCTGCCGCAGACCCCGGAGCTCGCCGTCATCTGCACGCCGGCCGAGGCCGCCGTCAAGGTGCTGGCCGAACTCGCGGCGCGCGGCACGCGCGCGGCGGTGGTGATCGCGGCGGGCTTTTCCGGCGCGGCGGATGCGCCCGGCGGGCGCTTGCGCCAGGCCTTGCTGGCGGCGGCGCGGCCGGCCCTGCTGCGCGTGATCGGACCCAACTGCCTCGGCATCCTCGCGCCCGGCCACGGTTTGAACGCGAGCTTCGCGCAATTGCAGCCGCGCGCGGGCCGCCTCGCCTTCGTCGCGCAGTCGGGCGCGATACTGACCTCGGTGCTGGACTGGGCGGCGCCGCGCAACATCGGCTTCTCGCTGCTCGCGTCGCTCGGCGACATGGCCGATGTCGACTTCGGTGACATGCTCGACTATCTCGCCAACGACGCCGACACGCGCGCCATCCTCCTGTACATCGAAGGCGTGACGCATGCGCGCAAGTTCATGTCGGCCGCGCGCGCGGCGGCGCGCACCAAGCCCGTGATCGTGGTCAAGGCCGGCCGTCATGCCGCCGCCGCCCAGGCCGCGGCTTCGCACACCGGCGCGCTGGCCGGCGTCGACGCGGTCTACGACGCGGCCTTCCGGCGCGCCGGCATGCTGCGCGTGCTGACGCTGGAAGAACTGTTCGACGCGGTCGAGACCCTGGCGCTGGCGCGGGCGCCGCGCGGCGAACGTCTCGCCATCCTCACCAACGGCGGCGGCGTGGGCGTGATGGCGACCGATGCCTTGATGGATGCGGGCGGCACGCTCGCCAGCCTGTCGGCCGAGACCCTGGCCAGGCTCGACGCCGTGCTGCCGGCCACCTGGTCGCGCGCCAATCCCATCGACATCATCGGTGACGCCAGCGCCGAGCGTTACACCGCCGCGGTCAAGGCGGTGCTGGGCGCGCCCGAGATCGACGCGCTCCTGATCCTCAATTGCCCGACCGCCGTGACCTCGCCCGACGCCGCCGCGGCGGCGGTGCTCGCGGCGCTCGACACCCCGAACCGCCACGCACTATTCACCAGCTGGGTGGGCGGCATCGGCGCGGCGGTGGCACGTGAACGCTTTCGCGGCGCCGGCGTGCCAACCTACGACGCGCCCGAGGACGCGGTGCGCGGTTTCATGCAGATGGTCGACTACCGGCGCAACCAGGCGGCGCTGCTGGAAACGCCGCCGTCCATGCCCGCCGATTTCACGCCCGAGCTCGGCAGCGCGCGCGCCATCATTGCCACCGCGCTGGCCGAAGGGCGTGAATGGCTGTCGGAATTCGAAGCGAAAGCGATACTCGCCTGCTTCGGCATCGCCACGGTTGCAACCCGCGTGGCGGCCACGCCGCGCGAGGCCGCCGACTACGCGGCGACGCTGGTCGCCGCCGGCGGCGGCCGCGTGGCGGTAAAGATAGTCAGCCGTGACATCACCCATAAGTCCGACGTCGGCGGCGTGTTGCTCGACCTCGCGGCCGACGAGGTGCTGGCGGCCACCGAGGCCATGACCGCGCGCGTGCGCGGTGCGCGTCCGGACGCGCACATCGAGGGCTACGCGGTGCAGGCCATGATCAAGCGGCCGCTCGCGCGCGAACTGATCGCGGGCGTGCTCGACGATCGCGAATTCGGGCCGGTGATCCTGTTCGGCGCCGGCGGCGTGGCGGTGGAAGTGGTGAACGATCGCGCGCTCAGCCTGCCGCCGCTCAATCTGAAACTCGCGCACGATGTCATCGCACGCACACGCGTGGCGAAACTGCTGGCCGGTTATCGACAGGTGCCGGCCGCCGACCTCGAGGCGATCGCCGTGACCCTGGTGCGGTTGTCGCAACTCGTCATCGACCTGCCGCAGGTCGCGGAGCTCGACATCAATCCGCTGCTGGCCGACGCCGATGGCGTGCTGGCGCTCGACGCGCGCATTCGCCTGCGGCGCGACGTCAAGCCCGGCAGCAGCCGTCTCGCCATCCGGCCTTACCCCAAGGACCTCGAAGAGATCATCAGCAGCGATGATGGCCAGCTGTTGCTGTTGCGTCCCATCCTGCCCGAGGACGAAGTGGCGCTCACCGCGACCTTTGCGCGCTTGAGTCCCGAGGAAGTGCGTTTCCGTTTCTTCGTGCCGATGAAACTCATGGACCACGTCACCGCCGCGCGTTTCAGTCAAATTGACTATGACCGCCAGATGGCGCTGGTGCTGACGGTGCCGGGCATTGCCGGCGCCACCGAGATCTTCGGCGTGGTGCGCTCGATCGAAGATCCCGATCGCGAGCACGCTGAGTTTGCCATCATCGTCGAGCAGCGCATGGCGGGGCGTGGCCTCGGCAAGCACCTCATGCATCGCATCATCGATTACGCGCGCAAGCGCGGCGTGCGCGAACTATATGGCGAGGTGCTGGCGGACAATCACCGCATGCTGAACCTGTGCCGTGAATGCGGATTCAAGGAAGCGAAGGACGGCCACGAGCCGGGCGTGGTGCGGGTGACGATGACGCTCCGCGACACCGAGGCCTGA
- a CDS encoding YbhB/YbcL family Raf kinase inhibitor-like protein, which translates to MALVLTSESFKEGDLLGPLHVLSEDYGFGCAGNNQSPQLSWSGAPAGTESFALTCFDPDAPTGSGFWHWVVANIPANVSSLALGAGDPSKGLMPAGALEVRTDFGKPGYGGPCAPQGDNFHRYIFTVHAVDLKALPVTADTSAAIVGFYLNFHTLAKSSLVGIFRR; encoded by the coding sequence ATGGCCCTTGTGCTTACCAGTGAAAGTTTCAAAGAAGGCGATCTGCTCGGCCCCTTGCACGTGCTGTCGGAGGACTATGGTTTCGGTTGCGCCGGCAACAACCAGTCGCCGCAGCTGTCGTGGAGCGGCGCGCCGGCCGGCACCGAGAGTTTCGCGCTGACCTGCTTCGATCCTGATGCGCCGACCGGCAGCGGTTTCTGGCATTGGGTGGTGGCGAACATCCCGGCCAATGTCAGCAGCCTGGCGCTCGGCGCCGGCGACCCGTCCAAGGGCCTGATGCCGGCCGGCGCGCTGGAAGTGCGCACCGATTTCGGCAAGCCCGGATACGGCGGCCCGTGCGCGCCGCAGGGCGACAACTTCCATCGCTACATCTTCACCGTGCACGCGGTCGATCTGAAGGCCTTGCCGGTGACCGCCGACACCTCGGCGGCGATCGTCGGCTTCTATCTCAACTTCCACACGCTGGCCAAGAGCAGCCTGGTCGGTATCTTCCGCCGCTGA
- the actP gene encoding cation/acetate symporter ActP translates to MAILRAVTAVLTLTLAEGALAVGGAGAAAERGPLNVPAIAMFLVFVAVTLGITWWAARRTRTAADYYAAGASISGTQNGFAIAGDFMSAASFLGVSGLIYSGGFDGLIWGIGGLAGWPLLLFLLSERLRNLGRYTFADAVSFRLQPGPMRTLSACSTLVVISMYLIGQMVGAGTLIQVLFGLPYTGAVLTVGALMIFYVTFGGMIATTWVQITKAVLLLFGSTVLSLLVMAEFDFSFEALFHAAVDVHQNGSAIMAPGGLVSDPVSALSLGTALVFGTAGLPHILMRFFTVPDARAARHSVFVATGLIGYFYLLIVILGFGAIALVARDPQFLNPAGGLRGGDNMAAIHLSHVVAGDLFLGFISAVAFATILAVVSGLTLSGASAIAHDLYASVLRSGRATESEVVGISRLSAIVLGVVAVVLGIAFEGQNVAYMVLLAFAVAASVNFPILFLSLYWRGLTTRGAVVGGGFGLVTASACVVFGPTVWVDILHHAAPLFPYKYPALFALVACVTMTVLVSLTDRSARAAAEARRFDHQYVRAVTGLGASGASEH, encoded by the coding sequence ATGGCCATCCTGCGCGCCGTCACCGCTGTTCTTACCCTGACGCTGGCCGAGGGCGCGCTGGCGGTCGGTGGCGCGGGCGCCGCGGCCGAGCGCGGTCCGCTCAACGTGCCGGCCATCGCCATGTTCCTGGTGTTCGTGGCCGTGACCCTCGGCATCACCTGGTGGGCGGCGCGCCGCACGCGCACCGCCGCCGATTACTACGCGGCCGGCGCCAGCATCAGCGGCACCCAGAACGGCTTCGCCATCGCCGGCGATTTCATGTCGGCGGCGTCGTTTCTTGGCGTGTCGGGCCTCATCTACAGCGGCGGCTTCGACGGCCTCATCTGGGGCATCGGCGGTCTCGCGGGTTGGCCCTTGCTGTTGTTCCTCTTGTCGGAGCGGCTGCGCAATCTCGGCCGCTACACCTTCGCCGACGCGGTCAGCTTTCGCCTGCAGCCAGGACCCATGCGCACCCTGTCGGCGTGCTCGACGCTGGTCGTGATCAGCATGTACCTCATTGGCCAGATGGTCGGCGCCGGCACGCTCATCCAGGTGCTGTTCGGTCTGCCTTACACCGGCGCGGTGTTGACGGTCGGTGCGCTGATGATTTTCTACGTGACCTTCGGCGGCATGATCGCCACCACCTGGGTGCAGATCACCAAGGCGGTGCTGCTGTTGTTCGGCTCGACGGTGTTGTCATTGCTGGTGATGGCCGAATTCGATTTCTCCTTTGAAGCGCTGTTTCATGCCGCCGTCGATGTGCACCAGAACGGCAGCGCGATCATGGCGCCGGGCGGGCTGGTGTCCGACCCGGTGTCGGCGCTGTCGCTGGGCACGGCGCTGGTGTTCGGTACCGCCGGACTGCCGCATATCCTCATGCGTTTCTTCACCGTGCCTGATGCGCGCGCGGCGCGGCATTCGGTGTTTGTTGCCACCGGCCTCATCGGCTACTTCTATCTCCTGATCGTGATCCTCGGCTTCGGCGCCATCGCGCTGGTGGCGCGCGACCCGCAGTTCCTAAACCCGGCCGGCGGCCTGCGCGGCGGTGACAACATGGCGGCCATCCACCTGTCCCACGTGGTGGCGGGTGACCTGTTCCTGGGCTTCATTTCGGCGGTGGCCTTCGCCACCATCCTGGCGGTGGTGTCGGGTCTGACCTTGTCCGGCGCCTCGGCCATCGCCCACGATCTGTACGCCAGCGTGCTGCGCAGTGGCCGCGCCACCGAGAGCGAAGTGGTCGGTATCTCGCGCCTGTCGGCCATCGTGCTGGGCGTGGTGGCGGTGGTGCTGGGTATCGCCTTCGAAGGACAGAACGTCGCCTACATGGTGCTGCTGGCGTTCGCGGTCGCAGCCAGCGTCAATTTCCCGATCCTGTTCCTGTCGCTCTACTGGCGCGGACTCACCACGCGCGGCGCGGTGGTGGGCGGCGGTTTCGGCCTGGTGACGGCCTCGGCCTGCGTGGTGTTCGGGCCGACGGTGTGGGTCGACATCCTGCATCACGCGGCGCCGCTGTTCCCGTATAAATACCCGGCGCTGTTCGCGCTCGTCGCCTGTGTGACCATGACCGTGCTGGTGTCGCTGACCGATAGAAGCGCGCGCGCGGCGGCCGAGGCGCGGCGCTTCGATCATCAATACGTGCGCGCGGTGACCGGGCTCGGCGCGAGTGGCGCCAGCGAACATTGA
- a CDS encoding DUF485 domain-containing protein has protein sequence MDHLYARIFADAEFQALQRRRQRFAWLLSALVFAGFLVFILLVAFAPHWLALPMADGSVISRGVPLGSATIVFGFILTGLFVRRANGEFDRDMARIIARCHEQA, from the coding sequence ATGGATCATCTCTACGCGCGGATTTTCGCCGACGCGGAATTCCAGGCCTTGCAACGCCGTCGTCAGCGCTTCGCGTGGCTGTTGTCGGCGCTGGTGTTCGCCGGCTTCCTGGTTTTCATCCTGCTCGTGGCGTTCGCGCCGCACTGGCTGGCCTTGCCGATGGCGGACGGCAGCGTGATTTCGCGTGGCGTGCCGCTGGGCTCGGCCACCATCGTGTTCGGCTTCATCCTGACCGGCCTGTTCGTGCGACGCGCCAACGGTGAATTCGACCGCGACATGGCGCGCATCATCGCGCGCTGCCACGAACAGGCGTGA
- a CDS encoding cobalamin-independent methionine synthase II family protein, translating to MQRSDKRILTTHVGSLPRQRELSDLLIAQEAGQKVDEKLLDQLAEAGVKRSVKSQVDSHVDIINDGEQPRVGFQTYVSQRLEGFGGVSERLPFTDFAQYPDFGQVWANRGMVMSKVFDAPAANAEVRYTDLAPAKREFDMFDGALAEVKGKYTEAFMTAACPGIVCTTLGNKFYDSHEAYVRAVAREMQKEYELIHQRGYVLQLDCPDLAMERHGQWQHASLKEFQDAITIHIDAINQACVNIPADRIRLHVCWGNYDGPHDCDVPLADIFPIISQAKVGALSIEFANPRHQHEYAALKKCGMPKDKILIPGVIDSTVNYIEHPQVICNRILEAVDAVGDKERVIAGADCGFGTFAGWEMVAQSVVWAKFAALAEGARLASQKLW from the coding sequence ATGCAGCGCAGCGACAAACGCATCCTCACCACCCACGTCGGCAGCCTGCCGCGTCAGCGCGAACTGTCCGATCTGCTGATTGCCCAGGAGGCCGGGCAGAAGGTCGATGAAAAGCTGCTCGACCAGCTGGCCGAGGCCGGCGTCAAGCGCAGCGTGAAGTCGCAGGTCGACTCCCATGTCGACATCATCAACGACGGCGAGCAGCCGCGCGTCGGCTTCCAGACCTATGTCAGCCAGCGCCTCGAAGGTTTCGGCGGTGTCAGCGAGCGTCTGCCCTTCACCGATTTCGCGCAGTACCCGGACTTCGGCCAGGTGTGGGCCAACCGCGGCATGGTGATGTCCAAGGTGTTCGACGCGCCGGCCGCCAACGCCGAGGTGCGCTATACCGATCTCGCGCCGGCCAAGCGCGAGTTCGACATGTTCGACGGCGCGCTGGCCGAGGTCAAAGGCAAGTACACCGAGGCCTTCATGACCGCCGCCTGCCCCGGCATCGTGTGCACCACGCTTGGCAACAAGTTCTACGACAGCCACGAAGCCTATGTACGCGCGGTCGCGCGCGAGATGCAGAAGGAATACGAGCTCATCCACCAGCGCGGCTACGTGCTGCAGCTCGACTGCCCGGATCTCGCCATGGAGCGCCACGGCCAGTGGCAGCACGCGTCGCTGAAGGAATTCCAGGACGCCATCACCATCCACATCGACGCCATCAACCAGGCCTGCGTCAACATTCCCGCCGACCGCATCCGGCTGCACGTGTGCTGGGGCAATTACGACGGCCCCCACGATTGCGACGTGCCGCTGGCCGACATCTTCCCCATCATCAGCCAAGCCAAGGTCGGCGCCTTGTCGATCGAATTCGCCAATCCGCGCCACCAGCACGAATATGCCGCGCTCAAGAAGTGCGGCATGCCCAAGGACAAGATCCTGATCCCGGGCGTCATCGATTCCACCGTCAACTACATCGAGCACCCGCAGGTGATCTGCAACCGCATCCTCGAAGCGGTGGATGCGGTCGGTGACAAGGAACGCGTGATCGCCGGCGCCGACTGCGGCTTCGGCACGTTCGCCGGCTGGGAGATGGTCGCGCAATCGGTGGTGTGGGCGAAATTCGCCGCGCTGGCCGAGGGCGCGCGCCTGGCCAGCCAGAAACTCTGGTAG